Proteins from a single region of Acidimicrobiia bacterium:
- a CDS encoding FG-GAP-like repeat-containing protein — translation MGGGGLRWGAEMNRRWILRAAAAWLALGVAVGVVPNAGAKQAPTPGEVAMEGAGWGHGIGMSQYGALGQALDGRSAEQILAYYYTGSSTGRIADRVSTSNFLRADDDPLWISLLRGQTSFTFSATGGPVTVCHAGEGGCQWTASPGETWQFEVRANGTCRFKRDGQAVSGPGPCKASIRGLSPSGGKVQVDGVGTGRDTFGRGVVNIRTPNGGESVQVSLEIAVDAYLYGLAEVPLSWPRQALEAQVMAARSYAASRALGHGAESQFSQTRKEQCWCHMYSTIVDQSYVGWSHEQASHFDDWKAAVDDTSGFVVTHPQAGGSGIVSAFYSSSSGGATENNEDIWGGNPLPYLRSRPDPWAVSPAVGNPHSSWTYTFSEVELAAALGLDRVDGMEIVERFASGTPKRIDIHGAMSGSRVVLQRSGADMMGLLALRGRHINKLRYGHIEALVGDYDGDGRSEAGLMLGWNASWWVGGGQPFEAWANHESDTGWQQLLTGDFNGDGRDDVAAYRSDSKWRVGVAEAGRFAFSVWGAHGAGNWSKGVVGDFDGDGRDDIADYLAAETTWRVFTSRGDHFDSAVWYDFVVQSPNWSDVVVGDFDGNGRDDIVHVDGNTGDLIALFSDGTSFTPRTWSRLPQAGPWQHVLVGDFDGNGRDDVAAYAATTGRWWVVEGRKGKTGTEPATWVRLSNPGQNVRHAVVADVTGDGRDDIVTFTGGNRKLKVMRSAGDHFVKRHRGKVPRQGGVSELAAAHVNGDGVLDVVAFSNGKRRLWQAVSASGEFDVSGWGKLLR, via the coding sequence ATGGGCGGAGGCGGTCTGCGCTGGGGCGCCGAGATGAATCGGCGATGGATCCTCCGTGCCGCCGCGGCCTGGCTGGCCCTCGGGGTCGCCGTCGGTGTCGTGCCGAACGCAGGGGCGAAGCAGGCCCCGACACCCGGCGAGGTCGCCATGGAGGGAGCCGGCTGGGGTCACGGCATCGGAATGTCACAGTACGGGGCGCTCGGCCAGGCACTCGACGGCAGGTCGGCAGAACAGATCCTCGCCTACTACTACACCGGCTCGTCGACCGGGAGGATCGCCGACCGCGTCTCGACCTCGAACTTTCTGCGAGCAGACGACGACCCGCTCTGGATCAGCCTGCTGCGAGGCCAAACCTCCTTCACGTTCTCGGCGACCGGAGGACCGGTGACGGTGTGCCACGCCGGGGAAGGCGGCTGCCAATGGACGGCGTCGCCCGGAGAGACGTGGCAATTCGAGGTCAGGGCCAATGGGACGTGCCGCTTCAAACGAGACGGCCAAGCCGTGTCCGGCCCGGGCCCGTGCAAGGCCTCGATCCGGGGCCTCTCCCCTTCCGGGGGCAAGGTACAGGTCGACGGGGTCGGCACCGGCCGCGACACGTTCGGCCGCGGGGTCGTGAACATCCGGACGCCGAACGGGGGCGAATCGGTGCAGGTGTCGCTCGAGATCGCCGTGGATGCGTACCTGTACGGGCTCGCCGAGGTCCCGCTGTCCTGGCCACGCCAGGCGCTCGAGGCGCAAGTGATGGCCGCCCGGAGCTACGCCGCCAGCAGGGCGCTCGGTCACGGCGCCGAGAGCCAGTTCTCGCAGACCCGCAAGGAACAGTGCTGGTGCCACATGTACTCGACGATCGTCGACCAGAGCTACGTCGGCTGGTCCCACGAGCAGGCGTCTCATTTCGACGACTGGAAGGCGGCGGTCGACGACACCAGCGGATTCGTCGTCACGCATCCACAGGCGGGGGGCAGCGGGATCGTGTCCGCCTTCTACTCGTCGTCGTCCGGAGGCGCCACGGAGAACAACGAGGACATCTGGGGCGGCAACCCGCTCCCGTACCTTCGCAGCAGGCCCGATCCGTGGGCGGTGAGCCCAGCCGTCGGGAACCCGCACTCGTCGTGGACCTACACGTTCTCCGAGGTCGAGCTGGCGGCTGCGCTCGGCCTGGACCGGGTCGACGGGATGGAGATCGTGGAGCGGTTCGCGTCCGGAACGCCGAAACGAATCGACATCCATGGCGCAATGAGCGGATCACGGGTCGTCCTGCAACGCAGCGGTGCCGACATGATGGGTCTCCTCGCCCTGCGCGGCAGGCACATCAACAAGCTGCGGTACGGACATATCGAGGCACTCGTCGGCGACTACGACGGGGACGGCCGCAGCGAAGCTGGGCTGATGCTCGGGTGGAACGCTTCGTGGTGGGTGGGTGGCGGCCAGCCGTTCGAGGCATGGGCGAACCACGAATCCGACACAGGATGGCAGCAACTCCTCACGGGGGACTTCAACGGCGACGGACGGGACGACGTCGCCGCCTACCGATCCGACTCGAAGTGGCGCGTCGGCGTCGCCGAGGCAGGCCGCTTCGCCTTCTCCGTTTGGGGGGCACACGGCGCCGGCAACTGGAGCAAGGGCGTCGTCGGTGACTTCGACGGCGACGGGCGGGACGACATCGCCGACTACCTGGCAGCCGAGACGACCTGGCGGGTCTTCACCTCACGGGGAGATCATTTCGATTCGGCCGTTTGGTACGACTTCGTCGTCCAATCACCGAATTGGAGCGACGTGGTCGTCGGAGACTTCGACGGGAACGGGCGCGACGACATCGTCCACGTCGACGGCAACACCGGGGACCTCATCGCCTTGTTCTCGGACGGGACGTCGTTCACGCCGCGCACGTGGAGCCGGCTGCCGCAGGCCGGTCCGTGGCAACACGTCCTGGTCGGCGACTTCGACGGGAACGGGCGCGACGACGTGGCCGCCTACGCGGCGACGACGGGCCGCTGGTGGGTCGTCGAGGGACGGAAGGGGAAGACCGGGACCGAGCCGGCCACCTGGGTGCGTCTCTCGAACCCCGGGCAGAACGTCAGGCACGCAGTCGTCGCCGACGTGACAGGCGACGGGAGGGACGACATCGTCACGTTCACCGGCGGAAATCGCAAGCTCAAGGTGATGCGGTCGGCGGGCGACCACTTCGTCAAGAGGCACCGGGGCAAGGTGCCCCGGCAGGGGGGCGTGAGCGAGCTGGCCGCCGCTCACGTGAACGGTGACGGGGTCCTCGACGTCGTGGCGTTTTCGAACGGCAAGCGGCGTCTCTGGCAGGCGGTCTCCGCCTCGGGCGAGTTCGACGTCTCGGGGTGGGGCAAGCTGCTGCGCTGA
- a CDS encoding YceI family protein, translated as MTIEQPRKRSRLKVIAVVGLVALVIGGYGLYRYFSGDAPDPVDLDRTVAAVTTTVADGSTTTPADGSATTLADGGVEGSWTVDTSIGDFAFDDATASFAGFRVDEELAGIGAAEAVGRTPEVSGSIEITGTTLQAATIEADLTAIVSNEPRREAAIQRALDTSTNPLATFTLTSPVDFGEAAATGARISVTAVGDLTVNGVTNPVEIPIEAQLVEGNILVTGSLPIVFADYDVTAPRAPIVLSVADNGTLEFQLWLS; from the coding sequence ATGACGATCGAGCAGCCACGCAAGAGATCCCGCCTCAAGGTCATCGCCGTCGTCGGGCTCGTCGCCCTCGTGATCGGCGGCTACGGGCTCTACAGGTACTTCTCCGGCGACGCCCCGGACCCCGTGGACCTCGACCGGACGGTCGCGGCCGTCACCACGACCGTCGCCGATGGGTCGACGACGACGCCCGCCGATGGATCGGCGACGACGCTCGCCGATGGAGGCGTCGAAGGGAGCTGGACGGTCGACACCTCGATCGGCGACTTCGCCTTCGACGACGCCACCGCGTCGTTCGCCGGCTTCCGCGTCGACGAGGAGCTTGCCGGGATCGGCGCTGCCGAGGCGGTCGGCCGCACGCCCGAGGTGTCTGGTTCGATCGAGATCACCGGAACGACGCTGCAAGCCGCCACGATCGAGGCCGACCTCACCGCCATCGTCAGCAACGAGCCGCGACGTGAGGCCGCCATCCAGCGTGCCCTCGACACGTCGACCAATCCGCTGGCGACGTTCACGCTCACGTCACCCGTCGATTTCGGCGAGGCAGCCGCCACGGGCGCAAGGATCTCCGTCACCGCGGTCGGAGACCTCACCGTGAATGGGGTGACGAACCCTGTCGAGATCCCCATCGAGGCGCAGCTGGTCGAGGGCAACATCCTCGTGACGGGGTCGCTGCCCATCGTGTTCGCCGACTACGACGTCACCGCTCCCAGGGCGCCCATCGTCCTCTCCGTCGCCGACAACGGGACGCTCGAGTTCCAGCTCTGGTTGTCGTAG
- a CDS encoding bifunctional sulfate adenylyltransferase/adenylylsulfate kinase — protein sequence MPELIQPHGGTLVDLVVDESRAAALKEGSRDFPSWDLTERQVCDLELLMNGAFSPLRGFLNQADYDSVVAGMRLADGTLWSMPITLDVTEEMASTLEAGSTLALRDNEGVMLAVMTVEDVWRPDREKEAAQVFGSTNGEHPGIDHLLNNTHPFYVGGTVEGLQLPVHHDFHELRKTPAEVRAEFVAEGWNKVVAFQTRNPMHRAHVELTMRAADETGAKLLIHPVVGMTKPGDVDHYTRVRVYEAIAHRYPEHTAALSLLNLAMRMGGPREAVWHAIIRKNHGVTHLIVGRDHAGPGSDSSGTPFYGPYDAQDLVREHEEELGVAMVPFKMMVYVPDQDIYLPIDEVPDGIDTLSISGTQLREKLADGSDIPEWFTYPEVVSELRRTHPPLSEQGFTVFFTGLSGSGKSTIANALLVKLLQRGGRTVSMLDGDIVRKNLSKGLGFSKEDRDTNILRIGYVASEITKAGGIAICAPIAPYASTRAENRRVISEVGGYILVYVATPLEVCEERDRKGLYAKARAGIIKEFTGISDPYEEPEDADIVIHTTEVEPETAAERIIALLVERGYLTAGD from the coding sequence GTGCCCGAATTGATCCAGCCCCACGGTGGAACGCTCGTCGACCTCGTCGTCGACGAGAGCAGGGCGGCGGCGCTCAAGGAGGGCTCCCGCGACTTCCCATCGTGGGACCTCACCGAGCGTCAGGTCTGCGACCTGGAGCTCCTCATGAACGGGGCGTTCTCGCCTTTGCGTGGCTTCCTGAACCAAGCCGACTACGACTCCGTGGTCGCCGGTATGCGCCTGGCGGATGGCACCTTGTGGTCGATGCCGATCACCCTCGACGTGACCGAGGAGATGGCGTCCACGCTCGAAGCTGGATCGACGCTGGCGCTGCGGGACAACGAGGGCGTGATGCTCGCCGTCATGACCGTCGAGGACGTATGGCGTCCCGACAGGGAGAAGGAAGCAGCGCAGGTGTTCGGCTCGACGAACGGCGAGCACCCGGGGATCGATCATCTCCTCAACAACACTCACCCGTTCTATGTCGGCGGGACTGTCGAGGGCCTTCAGCTTCCCGTCCACCATGATTTCCACGAGCTCAGGAAGACCCCGGCCGAGGTGAGAGCGGAATTCGTCGCCGAAGGATGGAACAAGGTGGTTGCGTTCCAGACGAGGAACCCGATGCACAGGGCCCACGTCGAGCTGACCATGCGTGCCGCAGACGAGACGGGGGCGAAGCTGCTGATCCACCCGGTCGTCGGCATGACCAAGCCGGGCGACGTCGACCACTACACCCGCGTCAGGGTCTACGAGGCGATCGCCCATCGCTACCCCGAGCACACCGCCGCGCTGTCGCTGCTCAACCTGGCGATGCGGATGGGCGGGCCACGCGAGGCTGTCTGGCACGCCATCATCCGCAAGAACCACGGCGTCACGCATCTCATCGTCGGACGCGATCACGCCGGGCCCGGCAGCGACTCGAGCGGTACCCCGTTCTACGGCCCGTACGACGCCCAAGACCTCGTGCGCGAGCACGAGGAGGAGCTCGGGGTCGCCATGGTGCCGTTCAAGATGATGGTCTACGTCCCCGACCAGGACATCTACCTGCCGATCGACGAGGTTCCCGACGGCATCGACACCCTGAGCATCTCGGGCACCCAGCTCCGCGAGAAGCTCGCCGACGGCAGCGACATCCCGGAGTGGTTCACGTATCCGGAGGTGGTCAGCGAGCTGCGTAGGACCCATCCACCGCTCAGCGAGCAGGGTTTCACCGTGTTCTTCACCGGTCTCTCCGGTTCCGGGAAGTCGACGATCGCCAATGCGCTCCTCGTCAAGCTGCTGCAGCGGGGCGGCCGCACCGTCTCGATGCTCGACGGCGACATCGTTCGTAAGAACCTCTCGAAGGGCCTCGGCTTCTCGAAGGAGGACAGGGACACGAACATCCTCCGCATCGGTTACGTTGCGTCCGAGATCACCAAGGCGGGCGGGATCGCCATCTGTGCCCCGATCGCGCCGTACGCATCGACCCGAGCCGAGAACCGCAGGGTCATCTCGGAGGTGGGTGGTTACATCCTCGTGTACGTTGCGACACCCCTCGAGGTGTGCGAGGAGCGCGACCGCAAGGGACTGTATGCCAAGGCGCGTGCCGGCATCATCAAGGAGTTCACCGGAATCTCGGACCCGTACGAGGAGCCGGAGGATGCCGACATCGTGATCCACACGACCGAGGTGGAACCGGAGACGGCCGCCGAGCGGATCATCGCCCTCCTCGTAGAGCGCGGGTACCTGACGGCAGGCGACTGA
- a CDS encoding 3'(2'),5'-bisphosphate nucleotidase CysQ, whose translation MGRLTAEDDIARIEAALDGAAEALAPFTPGEISARMKHGDDPVTAADLAVDAVLGELLPRTGEGWLSEETADDPARLGCRRVWVVDPVDGTREFVMGIPEWCVSVGLVVDGRPVAGGILNLAAGHRIVGSVDDGVTLNGRPVAVQPRRSILGALVLASRSEVKRGEWEAFWKSPVSIRNMGSVAYKLGCVGAGLADATWTLVPKHEWDVAAGAALVVASGGEVFGLDYEPVVFNQPSPKLAGFIATSPGLDGPVKELLAGFVG comes from the coding sequence ATGGGGCGCCTCACGGCCGAGGACGACATCGCCAGGATCGAGGCGGCGCTCGATGGCGCCGCCGAGGCCCTCGCCCCGTTCACGCCCGGCGAGATCTCTGCTCGCATGAAACACGGAGACGATCCTGTCACCGCCGCCGATCTCGCCGTGGACGCCGTCCTTGGCGAGCTGCTGCCGCGCACCGGCGAAGGGTGGCTGTCGGAGGAGACCGCCGACGATCCCGCCAGGCTCGGGTGCCGCAGGGTTTGGGTCGTCGATCCGGTGGACGGCACCAGGGAGTTCGTCATGGGGATCCCGGAGTGGTGCGTATCGGTCGGCCTGGTCGTCGATGGGAGGCCGGTTGCCGGGGGAATACTCAACCTTGCCGCGGGCCACAGGATCGTTGGCTCCGTCGACGACGGCGTCACCCTCAACGGGCGTCCGGTTGCCGTGCAGCCGCGGCGATCGATCCTCGGGGCTCTCGTGCTCGCATCGAGGAGCGAGGTGAAGCGAGGAGAGTGGGAGGCGTTCTGGAAGTCGCCCGTCTCGATCCGCAACATGGGCTCAGTCGCCTACAAGCTCGGATGCGTGGGCGCCGGGCTGGCGGATGCGACGTGGACGCTCGTCCCCAAGCACGAGTGGGACGTCGCCGCCGGGGCGGCCCTCGTGGTGGCGTCCGGCGGAGAGGTCTTCGGGCTCGACTACGAGCCCGTCGTGTTCAACCAGCCGTCGCCGAAGCTGGCCGGCTTCATCGCCACGTCACCGGGCCTCGATGGGCCCGTCAAGGAGCTGCTGGCGGGCTTCGTCGGCTGA